Proteins encoded within one genomic window of Deinococcus budaensis:
- a CDS encoding zinc-dependent alcohol dehydrogenase family protein, with translation MQAILYRQFQARPELVTVPDPAPPEGGVVVEVAATGVCRSDWHGWMGHDPDIALPHVPGHELAGTVVAVGAGTRNWQVGDRVTVPFVSGCGRCGECQAGHQQVCERQFQPGFTHWGSFAEYVALHHADGNLVRLPESLDFVTAASLGCRFATSFRAVAQQGRVRGGEWVAVHGCGGVGLSAVLIAHALGARVIAVDIDGAKLQRACELGADLTLDSRAVPDVPGAIRDLTGGGAHVSLDALGHPRTCFDSVQSLRTRGRHVQVGLLLADQRCPPLPMDRVIARELEIYGSHGMAAHAYPGMLGMIERGLLRPERLLGQRIPLAGAIDALVNMDRFVGTGVTVVDRSLPG, from the coding sequence ATGCAGGCCATCCTCTACCGGCAGTTTCAGGCGCGCCCCGAGCTGGTCACCGTTCCCGACCCGGCGCCGCCGGAAGGCGGGGTGGTCGTGGAGGTGGCGGCGACCGGCGTCTGCCGCAGCGACTGGCACGGCTGGATGGGCCACGACCCCGACATCGCGCTGCCGCATGTGCCCGGTCACGAGCTGGCCGGAACAGTGGTCGCGGTCGGCGCGGGCACCCGCAACTGGCAGGTGGGCGACCGGGTCACGGTGCCGTTCGTCTCGGGGTGCGGGCGCTGCGGCGAGTGTCAGGCGGGCCACCAGCAGGTCTGCGAGCGGCAGTTTCAGCCGGGGTTCACCCACTGGGGGTCTTTTGCCGAGTACGTGGCGCTGCACCACGCCGACGGCAACCTGGTCCGGCTGCCGGAGAGCCTGGATTTCGTCACGGCGGCCAGCCTGGGGTGCCGCTTCGCCACCTCGTTCCGGGCGGTGGCGCAGCAGGGGAGGGTCCGGGGCGGCGAGTGGGTGGCGGTCCACGGCTGCGGCGGCGTGGGCCTCTCGGCCGTCCTGATCGCCCACGCGCTGGGGGCGCGGGTGATCGCGGTGGATATCGACGGCGCCAAATTGCAGCGGGCGTGCGAGCTGGGTGCCGACCTCACCCTCGACAGCCGCGCGGTGCCCGACGTGCCGGGGGCCATCCGCGACCTGACGGGCGGGGGCGCCCACGTCTCGCTGGACGCGCTGGGGCACCCCCGGACCTGTTTCGATTCGGTCCAGAGCCTGCGGACGCGCGGACGGCACGTGCAGGTCGGCCTGCTGCTGGCCGATCAGCGCTGCCCGCCGCTGCCGATGGACCGGGTGATCGCCCGCGAACTGGAAATCTACGGCAGCCACGGCATGGCCGCCCACGCCTATCCAGGGATGCTCGGCATGATCGAACGCGGCCTGCTGCGGCCTGAGCGTCTGCTGGGGCAGCGCATTCCGCTGGCGGGCGCCATCGACGCGCTGGTGAACATGGACCGCTTCGTGGGGACCGGCGTCACGGTGGTGGACCGCTCGCTGCCAGGCTGA
- a CDS encoding sensor histidine kinase: protein MPPLAAPPAPANAPPARPRPAPSIAALMLRAFSLPLLLLIGVAAAVIAGVEQNARSAALVTAAQTRLTLIEAIAEDVSELENGQRGFVITGDETFLQPYERGRLALEDDLRELEARSVTDLQRRNIGRIRALTRAWNERAGQPEIAARRSSLEGAAALVEGSDGRRLLEEARSVLGEMRTNENARLRAAVAASTATLSRVQLLTVAGLLLSTALLILAALRTAHTLSRSAAQLMVGAEAIAAGEYGARLPPLPLRELNELGGQFHRMADAVQSRERALEEAGQALRASNEELSRSNRELEQFAYVASHDLQEPLRTISSYTELLARRYHGQLDARADQYIGFTTAATARLKNLIQDLLAYSRVRQSQRPLTEVDTAALVEGVIQDLHAEVEASGATVERGPLPTVQANPDLLRHIFLNLLGNALKFRAEGRPPQVRVWAEPEVGRREDGGAAGWAFHVQDNGIGIEPQYFERIFGVFQRLHGMDEFPGSGIGLAVARTAAERHGGQFRVQSTPGAGSTFTFTLPPPTRPPPGPQETSPP, encoded by the coding sequence ATGCCGCCCCTTGCCGCGCCACCCGCGCCCGCCAACGCCCCCCCAGCCCGCCCCCGCCCCGCCCCCAGCATCGCGGCCCTGATGCTGCGGGCCTTTTCGCTGCCGCTGCTGCTGCTGATCGGGGTGGCCGCCGCCGTGATCGCGGGGGTGGAGCAAAATGCCCGCAGCGCGGCGCTGGTCACGGCGGCCCAGACCCGCCTGACCCTGATCGAGGCCATCGCCGAGGATGTGTCCGAGCTGGAAAACGGTCAGCGCGGCTTCGTGATCACCGGCGACGAGACGTTCTTGCAGCCCTACGAGCGCGGGCGGCTGGCGCTGGAAGACGACCTGCGTGAGCTGGAGGCCCGCAGCGTGACCGACCTGCAACGCCGCAACATCGGCCGGATCCGCGCGCTGACGCGAGCCTGGAACGAGCGGGCCGGGCAGCCCGAGATCGCCGCGCGGCGCTCCTCGCTGGAGGGCGCGGCGGCGCTGGTGGAGGGCAGCGACGGGCGGCGCCTGCTGGAAGAAGCCCGCAGCGTGCTGGGCGAGATGCGGACCAACGAGAATGCCCGGCTGCGCGCTGCCGTGGCCGCCAGCACCGCGACCCTGAGCCGGGTGCAGCTGCTCACGGTGGCGGGCCTGCTGCTCTCGACCGCGCTGCTGATTCTGGCGGCCCTGCGCACCGCCCACACCCTCTCGCGCAGCGCCGCGCAGCTGATGGTGGGCGCGGAGGCGATTGCCGCCGGGGAGTACGGCGCCCGGCTGCCGCCCCTGCCGCTGCGCGAACTCAACGAGCTGGGCGGCCAGTTCCACCGCATGGCGGACGCCGTGCAAAGCCGCGAGCGGGCGCTGGAGGAAGCGGGCCAGGCTCTGCGCGCCAGCAACGAGGAACTCAGCCGCAGCAACCGCGAACTCGAGCAGTTCGCCTACGTGGCCTCGCACGACCTGCAAGAGCCGCTGCGGACCATCTCCAGCTACACCGAGCTGCTCGCGCGGCGCTACCACGGCCAGCTCGACGCCCGCGCCGACCAGTACATCGGCTTTACCACGGCGGCCACCGCCCGGCTCAAGAACCTGATTCAGGACCTGCTGGCCTACTCGCGGGTGCGCCAGTCGCAGCGCCCGCTGACCGAGGTCGATACCGCCGCGCTGGTGGAGGGGGTCATTCAGGACCTGCACGCCGAGGTCGAGGCCTCGGGCGCCACGGTCGAGCGCGGGCCGCTGCCCACCGTCCAGGCCAATCCCGACCTGCTGCGCCACATCTTCCTGAATCTGCTGGGCAACGCGCTGAAGTTCCGCGCCGAGGGCCGCCCGCCGCAGGTCCGGGTCTGGGCCGAGCCGGAAGTGGGCCGCCGGGAAGACGGCGGCGCGGCGGGCTGGGCCTTTCATGTGCAGGACAACGGTATCGGCATCGAACCGCAGTATTTTGAGCGGATCTTCGGGGTCTTCCAGCGCCTGCACGGGATGGACGAGTTTCCCGGCAGCGGCATCGGCCTCGCGGTCGCCCGCACCGCCGCCGAGCGGCACGGAGGCCAGTTCCGCGTGCAGAGCACCCCCGGCGCAGGCAGCACCTTCACCTTCACCCTTCCGCCCCCCACCCGCCCGCCCCCCGGCCCACAGGAGACCTCCCCGCCATGA
- a CDS encoding response regulator has translation MTPAPKAIEILLVEDNPADILLTEEAFEEAHFPHRLHIARDGVEALSFLRRQGLHAGAPTPDVILLDLNMPRMGGLEVLDVLKADDALRNIPVVVLTTSRAESDIWRSYNLHANAYIPKPVTISEFVDVIRSFGSFWFTTVALSPKHQP, from the coding sequence ATGACCCCTGCCCCCAAAGCCATCGAGATCCTGCTGGTCGAGGACAACCCGGCCGACATCCTGCTGACCGAGGAAGCCTTTGAGGAGGCGCACTTTCCCCACCGGCTGCACATCGCCCGCGACGGCGTCGAAGCGCTGAGCTTCCTGCGCCGCCAGGGTCTCCACGCCGGGGCGCCCACCCCCGACGTGATCTTGCTCGACCTGAACATGCCGCGCATGGGCGGCCTGGAGGTGCTCGACGTGCTCAAGGCCGACGACGCCCTGCGCAATATCCCGGTCGTGGTGCTCACCACCTCGCGCGCCGAGAGTGACATCTGGCGCAGCTACAACCTGCACGCCAACGCCTACATCCCCAAACCCGTCACCATCAGCGAGTTCGTGGACGTGATCCGCTCGTTCGGCTCCTTCTGGTTTACCACCGTGGCCCTGTCGCCCAAGCACCAGCCCTGA
- a CDS encoding TerC family protein, producing the protein MLAGDVLTTLWLGKPAWMWLIFLVLVVGLLAFDLGVLGRRRAAKQAQEGPQEIGVAESLKLSAFYILIALAYGGWVWWALGADSGLAYFTGFAVEKALALDNVFVISVIFAALAVPRHLQHRVLFWGILGVIVLRGVMIGLGAALVSNFDWVMWVFGAFLLLTGVRLLFVKGGHAAPDLERHPVVRALRRVMPISPKLDGEKFVTRLPDAAGRVRLHATPLLLALLLVEFADLVFAVDSIPAIFAITQDPFIVYTSNIFAILGLRALYFALDALIHRFAALKPALALVLVFIGGKIFYNQFFGKLDPAISLGVTLAILGGGILVSLWQTRKPSARPQA; encoded by the coding sequence GTGCTGGCTGGCGATGTGCTGACGACCCTGTGGCTGGGCAAACCCGCCTGGATGTGGCTGATCTTTCTGGTGCTGGTGGTGGGGCTGCTGGCCTTTGACCTGGGCGTGCTGGGCCGCCGCCGCGCCGCCAAGCAGGCCCAGGAAGGGCCGCAGGAGATCGGGGTGGCCGAGAGCCTGAAGCTCAGCGCCTTTTACATCCTGATCGCGCTGGCCTACGGCGGGTGGGTCTGGTGGGCACTGGGCGCCGACAGCGGCCTGGCGTACTTCACCGGCTTCGCGGTGGAAAAAGCCCTGGCGCTGGACAACGTCTTCGTGATCAGTGTGATTTTCGCGGCGCTGGCTGTCCCGCGGCACCTGCAACACCGGGTGCTGTTCTGGGGCATCCTGGGCGTGATCGTGCTGCGGGGCGTCATGATCGGGCTGGGCGCGGCGCTGGTCAGCAATTTCGACTGGGTGATGTGGGTGTTCGGGGCCTTTTTGCTGCTCACGGGGGTGCGGCTGCTGTTCGTGAAGGGCGGACACGCGGCCCCCGACCTGGAGCGCCACCCGGTCGTGCGCGCCCTGCGGCGGGTGATGCCCATCAGCCCGAAGCTCGACGGCGAGAAGTTCGTCACCCGCCTGCCCGACGCGGCCGGACGGGTGCGCCTGCACGCCACGCCGCTGCTGCTGGCGCTGCTGCTGGTCGAGTTCGCGGACCTGGTCTTCGCGGTGGATTCCATTCCGGCGATCTTCGCGATCACCCAGGACCCCTTTATCGTGTACACCAGCAACATCTTCGCGATTCTGGGCCTGCGCGCCCTGTATTTCGCGCTGGACGCCCTAATTCACCGCTTCGCCGCGCTCAAGCCCGCGCTGGCGCTGGTGCTGGTGTTTATCGGCGGCAAAATTTTCTACAACCAGTTTTTCGGCAAGCTTGACCCGGCGATCAGTCTGGGCGTGACCCTCGCCATCCTGGGCGGCGGCATCCTGGTCAGCCTGTGGCAGACGCGCAAACCCAGCGCCCGGCCCCAGGCCTGA
- a CDS encoding NADP-dependent isocitrate dehydrogenase, which produces MTLSQTSAHPSESLPPTAVRPALIPVAVAHGDGIGPEIMRATLRVLAAAGAPIEPVEVGMGEHLYRQGHTSGFDPGAWETLRRTGVLLKAPITTPQGGGYKSLNVTLRKTLGLYANVRPCRAYAPFVPTLHPAMDLVIVRENEEDLYAGIEHRQTREVVQCLKLVTREGCERIVRYAFEYARAHGRRKVTALTKDNIMKLTDGLFHRVFDEIGAEYPELEREHQIIDIGTARVATRPERYDVIVTLNLYGDILSDVAAEVAGSVGLAGSANIGERFAMFEAIHGSAPDLAGQDRANPSGLLQAAVLMLAHLGETACAERIQNAWLRTLEDGVHTPDIAGEHTREVVGTQAFAQAVVARLGQRPVHLPAAALGSQAPALDRPPVTRPPIAKQLVGTDVFFEWSDAGRDPEVLAGVLQAAQTERLTLSMITNRGVKVWPQGFPETYHADHWRCRFLGEGPVTHGDVLALLERLLGTGLDFIKTEHLYTFDGAPGYSLGQGQ; this is translated from the coding sequence ATGACCCTGTCCCAGACTTCTGCCCATCCCTCCGAATCGCTGCCGCCCACGGCGGTCCGCCCCGCCCTGATTCCGGTCGCGGTCGCGCACGGCGACGGTATCGGCCCCGAGATCATGCGCGCGACCCTGCGTGTGCTGGCGGCGGCGGGCGCCCCCATCGAGCCGGTCGAGGTCGGCATGGGCGAGCACCTCTACCGTCAGGGGCACACCTCGGGCTTCGATCCGGGCGCCTGGGAGACCCTGCGCCGCACGGGGGTGCTGCTCAAGGCCCCCATCACCACCCCGCAGGGCGGCGGCTACAAGAGCCTGAACGTGACCCTGCGCAAGACGCTGGGTTTGTACGCCAACGTGCGGCCCTGCCGCGCCTACGCGCCCTTCGTGCCCACCCTGCACCCGGCGATGGACCTCGTCATCGTGCGCGAGAACGAGGAAGACCTCTATGCCGGAATCGAGCACCGCCAGACGCGCGAGGTCGTGCAGTGCCTCAAACTCGTGACCCGCGAGGGCTGCGAGCGGATCGTGCGCTACGCCTTCGAGTACGCCCGCGCGCACGGGCGGCGCAAGGTCACGGCGCTCACCAAAGACAACATCATGAAGCTGACCGACGGCCTCTTTCACCGGGTCTTCGACGAGATCGGCGCCGAGTACCCCGAGCTGGAGAGGGAGCACCAGATCATCGACATCGGCACCGCGCGGGTCGCCACCCGCCCCGAGCGTTACGACGTGATCGTGACCCTGAACCTCTACGGCGACATTCTCTCGGACGTGGCCGCCGAGGTCGCGGGGTCGGTGGGGCTGGCAGGCAGCGCCAACATCGGTGAGCGCTTCGCGATGTTCGAGGCGATCCACGGCTCGGCCCCCGACCTGGCCGGACAGGACCGCGCCAACCCCAGCGGCCTGCTGCAAGCGGCGGTGCTGATGCTGGCGCACCTGGGCGAGACGGCGTGCGCCGAGCGCATCCAGAACGCCTGGTTGCGGACCCTGGAAGACGGCGTGCATACCCCCGACATCGCGGGCGAGCACACCCGTGAGGTGGTGGGCACCCAGGCCTTTGCCCAGGCGGTGGTCGCGCGGCTGGGCCAGCGCCCGGTCCACCTTCCGGCGGCGGCGCTGGGCAGCCAGGCCCCGGCGCTCGACCGCCCGCCCGTCACGCGGCCCCCCATCGCCAAACAACTTGTCGGCACTGACGTCTTCTTCGAGTGGTCGGACGCCGGGCGCGACCCCGAGGTGCTCGCCGGGGTGCTGCAAGCGGCCCAGACCGAGCGCCTGACACTGAGCATGATTACCAACCGCGGCGTCAAGGTGTGGCCGCAGGGCTTTCCCGAGACCTACCACGCCGACCACTGGCGCTGCCGCTTCCTGGGCGAGGGGCCGGTGACCCACGGGGACGTGCTGGCGCTGCTGGAGCGCCTGCTGGGCACCGGGCTGGACTTCATCAAGACCGAGCACCTCTACACCTTCGACGGGGCGCCGGGCTACTCGCTGGGCCAGGGACAGTAA
- a CDS encoding long-chain-fatty-acid--CoA ligase produces the protein MTHHRPLHPPRPVAPATRSVGHYWPPGKPHNLTLPQTGLMHNLRVSAERYPDKAAMWFYGRELSYRELRDSAERLAGHLTAQGVVKGDRVAVWLQNSPAWAVAAHAAWHLGAVVVPLAPMLQAREFGFFLQDAGIRAGVVGAELYEKAKAGGLAHAVVANVMAGTDPARAGIPLPTELDVTPGLQAGDVTLEQALEAAPAPAAEVTPDDLAVMPYTSGTTGLPKGCMHTHRNVQANVFGAGAWVDGTVEDVFLASLPFFHVTGFINSLLAPLNGGGTIVAMARWDRDAARELIRDHGVTLWTNTATMVIDLMASPNFDPADLGSLRSVTGGGASLPAAIGQRLLDLTGITFAEGYGLTETMAQSHSNPKGRQKLQCLGVPLFGVDARVVDLDSGQELPPGEVGEIVMRGEQVMQGYWNRPEATEEAFMQLGGQRFFRSGDLGYMDEEGYFFFTDRLKRMVNVSGMKVWPAEVENTLHGHPAVQEACVISVPDDRTGERARALIVLKPGQQATAGEIEAWARTQMATYKVPRDYVFVESLPRGATGKVAWRPLQEQARAALEGRA, from the coding sequence ATGACCCACCACCGTCCCCTGCATCCCCCCCGTCCCGTCGCGCCCGCCACCCGCAGCGTGGGGCACTACTGGCCTCCCGGCAAACCGCACAACCTGACGCTGCCGCAGACCGGGCTGATGCACAACCTGCGCGTCTCGGCCGAGCGCTACCCCGACAAGGCCGCGATGTGGTTTTACGGCCGCGAGCTGAGCTACCGCGAGTTGCGCGACTCGGCCGAGCGGCTGGCCGGGCACCTCACCGCGCAGGGGGTCGTCAAGGGCGACCGGGTCGCCGTGTGGCTGCAAAACAGCCCCGCCTGGGCCGTCGCCGCGCACGCCGCCTGGCACCTGGGGGCCGTGGTGGTGCCGCTGGCGCCGATGCTCCAGGCCCGCGAGTTCGGCTTTTTCCTGCAAGACGCGGGCATCCGGGCCGGAGTGGTGGGCGCCGAGCTGTACGAAAAGGCCAAGGCAGGCGGTCTGGCCCACGCGGTCGTGGCGAACGTCATGGCGGGGACCGACCCGGCGCGGGCCGGAATCCCCCTGCCGACCGAGCTGGACGTGACCCCGGGGCTGCAAGCGGGCGACGTGACGCTGGAGCAGGCGCTGGAGGCCGCCCCCGCGCCCGCCGCCGAGGTCACCCCCGACGACCTCGCCGTGATGCCCTACACCAGCGGCACCACCGGGCTGCCCAAGGGCTGCATGCACACCCACCGCAACGTGCAGGCCAACGTGTTCGGTGCCGGGGCCTGGGTGGACGGCACGGTGGAGGACGTGTTTCTGGCCTCGCTGCCCTTTTTCCACGTGACCGGCTTTATCAACAGCCTGCTCGCGCCCCTGAACGGCGGCGGCACCATCGTGGCGATGGCCCGCTGGGACCGCGACGCGGCGCGTGAGCTGATCCGTGACCACGGGGTCACCCTCTGGACGAACACGGCGACCATGGTGATCGACCTGATGGCGTCTCCGAACTTCGACCCGGCGGACCTGGGCAGCCTGCGCAGCGTGACGGGCGGCGGCGCGAGCCTCCCGGCGGCCATCGGGCAGCGGCTGCTCGACCTGACGGGCATCACCTTTGCCGAGGGCTACGGCCTGACCGAGACGATGGCGCAGTCGCACTCCAACCCCAAGGGGCGCCAGAAGCTGCAATGCCTGGGCGTGCCGCTGTTCGGGGTGGACGCGCGGGTGGTGGACCTCGACAGCGGCCAGGAGCTGCCTCCCGGCGAGGTCGGGGAGATCGTGATGCGCGGCGAGCAGGTCATGCAGGGCTACTGGAACCGCCCCGAGGCGACCGAGGAGGCTTTCATGCAGCTGGGCGGCCAGCGCTTTTTCCGCTCGGGCGATCTGGGCTACATGGACGAGGAGGGCTACTTCTTTTTCACCGACCGCCTCAAGCGCATGGTGAACGTGTCCGGCATGAAGGTCTGGCCCGCCGAGGTCGAGAACACGCTGCACGGGCATCCGGCGGTGCAAGAAGCCTGCGTGATCTCGGTGCCCGACGACCGCACTGGCGAACGCGCCCGCGCCCTCATCGTGCTGAAGCCCGGGCAGCAGGCGACCGCCGGGGAGATTGAGGCCTGGGCCAGAACCCAGATGGCGACCTACAAGGTCCCGCGCGACTACGTCTTTGTCGAGAGCCTGCCGCGCGGCGCCACCGGCAAGGTCGCCTGGCGGCCCCTTCAGGAACAGGCCCGCGCCGCCCTGGAGGGCCGGGCCTAA
- a CDS encoding universal stress protein → MFRHILVTTDGSPLGNLALPTAADLARKYGAQLTLLYVLPPAPTGVFAEGAAYAYDYDEERERLLEYGTHLLDEARRSIDYPGTQVLCLEGTGQPVAQVIADQAERRGVDLVVMSTHGRSGLANFFLGSVAGAVLRKVQIPVLLVRNPKTAAKAPAAEPQENAV, encoded by the coding sequence ATGTTCCGACACATCCTGGTGACGACCGACGGCAGTCCCCTCGGGAATCTGGCGCTGCCCACCGCCGCCGACCTCGCCCGCAAATACGGTGCCCAGTTGACGCTGCTGTACGTGCTCCCCCCGGCCCCGACCGGCGTCTTCGCGGAGGGCGCCGCCTACGCCTACGACTACGACGAGGAGCGCGAGCGCCTGCTCGAATACGGCACCCACCTGCTCGACGAGGCCCGGCGCAGCATCGACTATCCTGGCACGCAGGTCCTGTGCCTGGAAGGCACCGGCCAGCCGGTCGCGCAGGTGATCGCCGACCAGGCCGAGCGCCGGGGCGTGGACCTGGTGGTCATGAGCACCCACGGGCGCAGCGGGCTGGCGAACTTCTTCCTGGGCAGCGTGGCGGGGGCGGTCCTCCGCAAGGTCCAGATTCCGGTCCTGCTCGTCCGCAATCCCAAGACTGCCGCGAAAGCCCCTGCCGCCGAGCCGCAAGAAAACGCCGTCTGA
- a CDS encoding helix-turn-helix transcriptional regulator, whose protein sequence is MRTSSSSSAGTPPAERPAEGSWTFLTNHTHVLLCLAQGEGSTLREVAGRVGITERAVQRIVADLEEAGVLSKVREGRRNRYRIDTSRPLRHPLEAHRSLHDLLSVLGPPDPLPGPEDA, encoded by the coding sequence ATGAGGACTTCCTCCTCCAGCAGCGCGGGAACGCCGCCCGCTGAGCGGCCAGCCGAGGGCAGCTGGACCTTCCTGACCAACCACACCCACGTGCTGCTGTGTCTGGCGCAGGGAGAAGGCAGCACCCTGCGCGAGGTGGCCGGCCGGGTCGGCATCACCGAGCGGGCGGTGCAGCGCATCGTGGCCGACCTGGAAGAAGCCGGGGTCCTCAGCAAGGTCCGCGAGGGCCGCCGCAACCGCTACCGCATCGACACGTCGCGCCCGCTGCGCCACCCGCTGGAGGCCCACCGCAGCCTCCACGACCTGCTGAGCGTGCTGGGGCCGCCCGACCCGCTGCCCGGCCCGGAAGACGCCTGA
- a CDS encoding NPCBM/NEW2 domain-containing protein, protein MKHRASRRLLLGAAPALLLASCGQSTPLAGADPYAGGASYPWSYTAPAGKLTTLSLTPGENNLYYEPILAARNGWGPVEIDRSNGERFAGDGRALTLNGKTYQRGFGTHAGSELRFSLKGTGGATCTRFTADVGVDDEVGSRGSVVFEVYLDGARAYSSGTLTGAGATKRVDLDITGKSELRLVVTDAGDNIHYDHADWAQPLIRCVASGAPAPGSLDTSFGRGGRSEVGGTDAQAEPGGAVLISDSAGGDFVLKRLFPDGRVQQVQTDLGAEDAAYALARQSDGRVVVVGRSGNNFAAARYNADLSLDATFGSGGKVVTDLGSLDAEVAYAVALQPDGQIVLAGTTVQPVPEGTIPSRDLAVVRYTAGGQLDPSFGRGGVVVQRFDGLDSLEATEDEARAVAIQPDGRILIAGKADDPGGGRQGLLTRLTAAGALDLTFAGRGFVRSGAYSIYNGVALEPDGEIVVVGYDGRFFSPGLVQRYRTDGSLQGQAAVEFTARQFGNENILSDVLIQPDGRVLVGGRAITNDGTGLNGYALARLNTDLSLDTTFGTGGKINTGLGAVALSGAETPLGALVRQEDGRIVVVSAGSARFWP, encoded by the coding sequence ATGAAACACCGTGCATCACGCCGCCTGCTGCTGGGCGCCGCCCCCGCCCTGCTGCTGGCCTCCTGCGGGCAGTCCACCCCACTGGCCGGGGCCGACCCTTACGCGGGCGGCGCCAGCTATCCCTGGTCCTACACGGCCCCGGCCGGCAAGCTCACCACCCTGAGCCTGACCCCCGGCGAGAACAACCTTTACTACGAGCCGATTCTGGCTGCCCGCAACGGCTGGGGGCCGGTCGAGATCGACCGCTCCAACGGCGAACGCTTTGCCGGGGACGGCCGGGCGCTCACCCTGAACGGCAAGACGTACCAGCGCGGCTTCGGCACCCATGCCGGGAGCGAACTGCGCTTCAGCCTGAAGGGGACCGGCGGCGCGACCTGCACCCGCTTTACCGCCGATGTCGGCGTGGACGACGAGGTGGGGTCTCGCGGCAGCGTGGTGTTCGAGGTGTACCTCGACGGGGCCAGGGCCTACAGCTCGGGCACCCTGACGGGCGCGGGCGCGACGAAGCGGGTGGACCTCGACATCACGGGCAAGAGCGAGTTGCGGCTGGTGGTCACCGACGCCGGGGACAACATCCACTACGACCACGCCGACTGGGCGCAGCCCCTGATCCGCTGCGTGGCGAGCGGCGCCCCCGCGCCCGGCAGCCTGGACACCAGCTTCGGCCGGGGCGGGCGCAGCGAGGTGGGCGGTACCGACGCGCAGGCCGAGCCGGGCGGCGCCGTATTGATCTCGGACAGCGCGGGGGGCGACTTCGTCCTGAAGCGCCTGTTTCCCGACGGCCGCGTGCAGCAGGTGCAGACCGACCTCGGGGCCGAGGACGCCGCGTACGCGCTGGCGCGCCAGTCCGACGGCCGGGTCGTGGTCGTGGGCCGCAGCGGGAACAACTTCGCCGCCGCGCGTTACAACGCCGACCTCAGCCTCGACGCCACGTTCGGCAGCGGCGGCAAGGTGGTCACCGACCTGGGCAGCCTGGACGCCGAGGTCGCCTACGCCGTGGCCCTGCAACCCGACGGCCAGATCGTGCTGGCGGGGACGACCGTGCAGCCGGTCCCTGAGGGCACCATTCCCTCACGGGACCTCGCGGTGGTGCGCTACACCGCCGGGGGTCAGCTCGACCCGAGCTTCGGCCGGGGCGGGGTCGTGGTGCAGCGCTTCGACGGCCTGGATTCCCTGGAAGCCACCGAGGACGAGGCCCGCGCCGTGGCGATTCAGCCGGACGGCCGGATCTTGATCGCGGGGAAGGCCGACGATCCGGGCGGCGGGCGGCAGGGGCTGCTGACCCGCCTGACGGCGGCGGGAGCGCTGGACCTCACCTTCGCGGGCCGGGGGTTCGTGCGCAGCGGCGCGTACAGTATCTACAACGGTGTGGCGCTGGAGCCAGACGGCGAGATCGTCGTGGTGGGCTACGATGGCCGCTTCTTCTCGCCGGGCCTGGTGCAACGCTACCGCACCGACGGCAGCTTGCAGGGGCAGGCGGCGGTGGAATTCACCGCGCGTCAATTCGGTAACGAGAACATTCTGAGCGATGTGCTGATCCAGCCGGATGGCCGTGTGCTGGTGGGCGGCCGTGCCATCACCAACGACGGAACGGGCCTGAACGGCTACGCACTGGCGCGCCTCAACACTGACCTGAGCCTGGACACCACCTTCGGCACCGGCGGCAAGATCAACACCGGACTGGGCGCCGTGGCCCTGAGCGGGGCGGAAACGCCTCTGGGCGCCCTGGTCCGCCAGGAGGACGGCCGAATCGTCGTCGTCAGCGCCGGAAGCGCCCGCTTCTGGCCCTGA
- a CDS encoding methyltransferase domain-containing protein, with translation MSRLPPEAFRRLDETPDEAFYRQPRFVTHIDDAAIAAVTTLYREFLPPGGAILDLMSSWVSHLPPEVAYRRVVGLGLNREELAANGRLDAWVVQNLNRDPRLPFGDGEFDGAGLTVSIDYLTRPVEVLRDLGRVLTPGAPVVITFSNRCFPTKAVAIWHALDSAGQRALVAGYLREAGGWQEITSHDRSPGAGHDPLYAVTARAGR, from the coding sequence ATGAGCCGCCTGCCCCCGGAGGCCTTCCGGCGCCTGGACGAGACGCCCGACGAGGCGTTCTACCGCCAGCCGCGCTTTGTCACCCACATCGACGACGCGGCCATCGCCGCCGTCACCACGCTGTACCGCGAGTTCCTGCCGCCGGGCGGCGCGATTCTCGACCTGATGAGTTCGTGGGTGAGCCACCTCCCGCCGGAGGTCGCCTACCGCCGGGTGGTGGGCCTGGGCCTGAACCGCGAGGAGCTGGCCGCCAATGGGCGCCTGGACGCCTGGGTGGTGCAAAACCTCAACCGCGACCCCCGGCTGCCCTTCGGGGACGGGGAATTTGACGGCGCGGGGCTGACCGTCTCGATCGACTACCTGACTCGCCCGGTCGAGGTTCTGCGCGACCTGGGCCGGGTGCTCACGCCGGGCGCGCCGGTGGTGATCACCTTTTCCAACCGCTGTTTTCCCACCAAAGCCGTCGCCATCTGGCACGCGCTGGACAGCGCCGGGCAACGGGCACTCGTCGCGGGCTACCTGCGGGAGGCCGGGGGCTGGCAGGAGATCACCTCGCACGACCGCAGTCCGGGCGCGGGCCACGACCCGCTGTACGCGGTGACGGCCCGGGCGGGGCGGTAG